Proteins encoded together in one Shewanella oneidensis MR-1 window:
- a CDS encoding DMT family transporter, with protein sequence MWILFTILAAFMQAWRNAFQSQLSKEVKVAGVTLARFIWAGPIAALYLAILYLWDDVGWPQFTGEFIGFIVGASMMQILATGLMVKLFQQQNFAIGAGLAKSEAIVAAILGTLFFGTHLSVLGWVGVILGGVAVFLLSAKQGLRHLSLSTVILGIASGSAFALTSLWVREASLRLDVGFPHSAAWVLLLVISLQTIVLVSYLVLKDKATLIDLLQRPKLTLLTSTASCFGSIGWFSAMSLQAVPYVKTLGQVEIFFMMLISAFWLKEQVKIKEMFGLVLIAVAAILVMWE encoded by the coding sequence ATGTGGATTTTATTTACCATATTAGCTGCATTTATGCAGGCATGGCGTAATGCCTTTCAAAGCCAACTGAGCAAAGAGGTAAAGGTTGCCGGGGTGACTTTGGCTCGGTTTATTTGGGCAGGCCCTATAGCTGCATTGTATCTTGCGATCTTGTATCTATGGGACGATGTTGGATGGCCGCAATTTACCGGGGAGTTTATCGGCTTTATTGTGGGCGCTTCTATGATGCAGATCCTTGCTACTGGCTTGATGGTGAAGCTGTTCCAGCAGCAAAATTTTGCGATTGGTGCAGGGCTTGCTAAGAGTGAAGCAATCGTAGCGGCAATCTTAGGCACATTATTCTTTGGTACCCATCTATCGGTACTTGGTTGGGTGGGGGTTATCTTAGGTGGTGTGGCGGTATTTTTGCTGAGTGCTAAGCAGGGGCTGCGGCATTTATCCCTCAGCACCGTCATACTTGGGATTGCCAGTGGCAGTGCCTTTGCGCTGACCTCGCTTTGGGTGCGAGAAGCTAGCTTGAGGTTAGATGTCGGTTTTCCCCATAGTGCGGCTTGGGTATTGTTGTTGGTGATTAGTCTGCAAACTATCGTGTTAGTCAGTTATTTGGTTTTAAAGGATAAAGCAACGTTAATCGACTTGTTACAACGGCCTAAGTTAACCTTACTAACCAGTACTGCGAGCTGCTTTGGCTCTATCGGTTGGTTTAGTGCGATGTCGCTACAGGCAGTGCCCTATGTTAAAACCTTAGGCCAAGTGGAAATCTTCTTTATGATGCTTATTTCTGCATTCTGGCTAAAAGAACAAGTCAAAATTAAAGAAATGTTTGGTCTAGTGTTGATTGCGGTCGCTGCAATACTGGTGATGTGGGAGTGA
- a CDS encoding IS256-like element ISSod4 family transposase: protein MTQPFNFEQALKDLQSGKSLTGKDSILGPLIKQLTEAALQAELEQHLAHDPQPNRKNGKTPKTIKHPSGNFELDAPRDRNGTFEPQLIKKNQTTLTDEIERKVLSMFSIGMSYRDINQHVEDMYGLNVSNATVSAITDKLIPELKAWQQRPLDSHYPIVWLDAIHYKVKEDGRYVSKAVYTLLALNMKGKKEILGLHLSENEGANYWLSVLTDLNNRGVKDILIACVDGLTGFPEAIASIFPHTETQLCVIHQIRNSMKYVASKNQKAFMADLKPVYRAVSKEAAEMALDELEAKWGDAYPLVINSWRRKWHNLSHYFKYPEHIRKVIYTTNAVEAVHRQFRKLTKTKGAFPNENSLLKLLYAGILNASDKWTMPIHNWSLCLSQLAIYFEGRLDSVLEI, encoded by the coding sequence ATGACCCAACCTTTTAACTTCGAACAAGCCCTTAAAGATCTGCAGTCAGGTAAAAGCCTCACAGGTAAAGACAGCATTCTTGGCCCACTGATCAAGCAACTCACTGAAGCGGCTCTCCAGGCTGAGCTTGAGCAGCATTTAGCGCATGATCCTCAGCCTAATCGTAAAAATGGCAAAACCCCTAAGACCATTAAGCATCCGTCCGGTAACTTTGAGTTAGACGCGCCTAGAGACCGCAATGGCACCTTTGAGCCTCAGTTGATTAAGAAAAATCAAACTACACTAACCGATGAAATCGAACGTAAAGTGTTATCGATGTTCAGTATAGGTATGAGCTATCGCGATATTAATCAACATGTTGAAGATATGTATGGGCTCAATGTGTCTAACGCAACAGTCAGTGCTATCACTGACAAACTCATCCCCGAACTTAAAGCGTGGCAACAGCGCCCATTAGATAGCCATTATCCTATCGTTTGGCTTGATGCGATACATTATAAAGTCAAAGAGGATGGGCGTTACGTCAGTAAAGCCGTTTACACATTGTTAGCGCTTAATATGAAAGGAAAAAAGGAAATTTTGGGGCTTCACTTGTCCGAAAATGAAGGCGCTAATTACTGGCTATCCGTACTGACCGATCTTAATAATCGTGGTGTAAAAGATATTCTTATCGCCTGTGTTGACGGCTTGACCGGTTTCCCTGAGGCCATAGCCAGTATCTTCCCTCATACGGAAACACAGCTATGCGTTATCCACCAGATCCGCAACTCAATGAAGTATGTCGCCTCAAAAAATCAGAAAGCGTTTATGGCTGATTTAAAGCCTGTGTATCGAGCCGTGAGTAAAGAAGCCGCAGAGATGGCATTGGACGAACTGGAGGCCAAATGGGGTGATGCTTATCCGTTGGTAATCAACTCTTGGCGTCGCAAATGGCATAATTTGTCCCATTATTTTAAGTACCCAGAACATATCAGGAAAGTGATTTACACGACCAATGCGGTTGAGGCTGTACATCGCCAATTTAGAAAGCTCACCAAAACCAAAGGTGCATTTCCTAATGAAAATAGCTTGTTGAAGCTACTTTACGCAGGCATATTAAACGCCTCAGATAAATGGACCATGCCAATCCACAATTGGAGCCTTTGTTTATCTCAGTTAGCGATTTATTTTGAAGGACGTTTAGATAGCGTGCTAGAAATTTAA
- a CDS encoding YajQ family cyclic di-GMP-binding protein encodes MPSFDIVSEVDEVELRNAVENSRRELSGRFDFRGKDASIDYKDHVVTLTAEDDFQCKQLVDILRTQLSKRNVEPSTMDVDEKSVHSGKTFSLKVRFKQGIETDIAKKIVKMVKDSKIKVQSQIQGDTVRVTGKARDDLQAVMALVRQADLGQPFQFNNFRD; translated from the coding sequence ATGCCTTCATTTGATATTGTGTCTGAAGTTGACGAAGTTGAGTTACGTAACGCGGTTGAAAACTCCCGCCGTGAACTCAGTGGGCGATTTGATTTTCGTGGTAAAGATGCCAGCATCGACTACAAAGATCATGTGGTGACGCTCACCGCAGAAGATGATTTCCAGTGCAAACAGTTAGTGGATATTTTGCGTACGCAATTGAGCAAGCGTAATGTCGAGCCATCAACGATGGATGTCGACGAAAAGTCGGTTCATAGCGGCAAAACCTTTTCCCTTAAAGTGCGCTTTAAGCAGGGGATTGAAACGGATATCGCGAAGAAAATCGTTAAGATGGTGAAAGATAGCAAGATTAAAGTGCAATCGCAGATCCAAGGCGATACAGTGCGAGTCACTGGCAAAGCGCGTGACGACTTACAAGCCGTGATGGCGTTAGTGCGTCAAGCGGACCTTGGTCAGCCTTTCCAGTTCAATAACTTCCGCGATTAA
- a CDS encoding peptidylprolyl isomerase, which translates to MFRWISALLVLCASYSSWAAIDIQPDSLYPQVEFDTSLGKIVVELDRTRAPITVDNFLTYVVKGEYNNTIFHRVISDFVVQGGGLNPQLEELPAGKPIVNESGNGLSNSMGTIAMARDNEPHSATRQFYFNVADNTKLDPSKRRWGYAVFGEVIEGKQVLEAMAVVETTTNAKLNWPDVPVTPIILKTAKLLPKK; encoded by the coding sequence ATGTTTCGTTGGATATCTGCACTCTTAGTTCTCTGTGCTAGTTATAGCAGCTGGGCGGCAATCGACATTCAACCCGATAGCTTGTATCCCCAAGTCGAGTTTGATACGAGTTTAGGTAAGATTGTTGTCGAACTCGATAGAACCCGCGCCCCCATTACAGTCGATAACTTCCTCACCTATGTGGTCAAAGGTGAGTACAACAACACGATTTTCCATCGCGTGATCAGTGACTTTGTAGTGCAAGGCGGTGGACTGAATCCGCAATTAGAAGAGTTGCCAGCGGGCAAGCCCATAGTCAACGAGTCGGGCAATGGTTTATCCAATAGCATGGGCACCATTGCCATGGCGCGCGACAATGAACCCCATTCGGCCACCCGCCAGTTTTACTTTAACGTTGCAGACAACACTAAGCTTGACCCCTCAAAACGTCGTTGGGGTTATGCGGTATTTGGTGAAGTGATTGAAGGTAAGCAAGTACTCGAAGCCATGGCCGTAGTAGAGACAACCACTAATGCCAAACTGAATTGGCCCGATGTACCTGTCACTCCTATCATATTGAAAACAGCTAAATTACTCCCGAAAAAATAA
- a CDS encoding AmpG family muropeptide MFS transporter, producing MFVTGFTRRTLDSLSVYYHKRVLILLLLGFSAGLPLMLVFSTLSFWLREAGVDRTSIGYFSWIALAYAFKWAWSPLVDRLSIPILTRFLGRRRSWMLFAQLLLVGAILGMSFSDPVKNLERLALFALMVAFASATQDIVIDAFRIESAPEKMQAALAAAYQVGYRSAMIVATAGALTIAAWVEPGNTEYNLIAWQTSYLVMAGLMFIGVLTTLFSREPMVDTRSADKTELAVKQRLSARYPKPIAASLSWIYTASVLPFIDFFKRYGRSAILILLLISCYRISDIVMGIMANVFYVDMGFTKEEIAYLSKIYGLIMTLVGAAFGGVLLARFGTMKILFLGALLVAVTNLLFAWQAVIGYNVSFLTFAISVDNFSAGIATAAFIAYLSSLTSSGYSATQYALLSSIMLLFPKFIAGFSGAYVDAFGYVNFFVAASVIGFPVLLLIHLVNKYAPHVSAKPDQE from the coding sequence ATGTTCGTAACCGGTTTTACTCGTCGCACCTTAGACTCCTTGAGCGTTTATTACCATAAGCGCGTTTTGATCCTGCTATTACTCGGCTTTTCTGCCGGCTTACCATTAATGTTGGTCTTTTCAACCCTGTCTTTTTGGTTACGGGAAGCGGGAGTGGATCGCACCTCTATCGGTTATTTCAGTTGGATAGCCCTCGCCTATGCCTTCAAATGGGCCTGGTCACCGTTGGTCGATAGATTATCTATCCCCATACTGACGCGCTTTTTAGGACGGCGACGCAGCTGGATGCTGTTCGCACAATTGCTGTTGGTCGGCGCCATTTTAGGGATGTCTTTTAGCGATCCCGTTAAAAATCTCGAACGCTTGGCTTTGTTTGCATTAATGGTTGCCTTTGCGTCCGCAACCCAAGATATTGTCATTGATGCCTTTCGCATCGAATCTGCTCCCGAAAAAATGCAAGCTGCGCTTGCAGCCGCCTATCAAGTGGGGTATCGCAGCGCCATGATTGTGGCCACAGCTGGCGCGCTTACTATCGCTGCTTGGGTAGAGCCCGGCAATACCGAATATAACTTAATTGCTTGGCAAACCTCTTATTTAGTGATGGCTGGACTGATGTTTATTGGCGTACTAACTACGCTTTTTAGCCGCGAGCCTATGGTCGATACCCGCTCTGCCGATAAAACCGAACTGGCCGTAAAACAGCGTTTAAGCGCGCGTTATCCCAAACCTATTGCGGCGAGTCTTTCATGGATTTATACCGCCAGTGTACTGCCCTTTATCGACTTTTTTAAACGTTATGGCCGCAGCGCAATTTTGATTTTATTGCTGATTTCCTGCTATCGCATCTCGGATATTGTAATGGGCATTATGGCCAACGTGTTTTATGTGGACATGGGATTCACTAAGGAAGAAATTGCCTATTTAAGCAAAATCTATGGCCTTATCATGACCTTAGTTGGAGCAGCCTTTGGCGGTGTACTGTTAGCTCGCTTCGGTACTATGAAGATATTATTTCTTGGTGCGCTGTTGGTTGCTGTCACCAATTTGCTCTTTGCCTGGCAAGCGGTCATTGGTTATAACGTCAGCTTTTTAACTTTTGCCATTTCGGTCGATAATTTTAGCGCAGGGATTGCCACCGCGGCCTTTATCGCTTACCTCTCAAGCCTCACCAGCAGCGGCTATAGCGCAACACAATACGCCCTGCTTTCCTCGATTATGTTGCTGTTTCCTAAGTTTATTGCGGGTTTCTCGGGCGCCTATGTCGACGCATTTGGTTATGTGAATTTCTTTGTCGCGGCCAGCGTGATTGGCTTTCCTGTGCTGTTACTCATTCATTTAGTGAATAAATACGCGCCCCACGTCAGCGCTAAACCAGACCAAGAATAA
- a CDS encoding YajG family lipoprotein: MKRLLLTLTFPLFFVGCASQNPTHMAFSPQVPDISQQTSRPVQISLDTIDSRNAEYVARFMEEGTKTRLVGPSEPPKLLLDEVFRNGFTQAGYQIDPSATNSIQVQLEELQMDVTKKTFGYEAKHSVRIAVQARNSSQELVKRYKAKGVLKGPLTPDFATLEMDMNKLLGQLTGEILNDPELNQFLQK; encoded by the coding sequence ATGAAACGGTTACTATTGACGCTGACTTTCCCCCTATTCTTTGTGGGCTGTGCGAGCCAAAATCCGACTCACATGGCATTTAGCCCTCAGGTTCCCGATATCAGCCAACAGACTTCAAGACCCGTGCAGATCTCATTGGATACTATCGATTCGCGTAACGCTGAATATGTTGCGCGCTTTATGGAAGAAGGCACCAAGACCCGTTTAGTCGGTCCAAGCGAGCCACCTAAGTTATTACTCGATGAAGTATTTCGTAATGGCTTCACCCAAGCGGGATACCAAATTGATCCTAGTGCAACTAACTCTATTCAAGTTCAATTAGAAGAGTTGCAGATGGATGTCACCAAAAAAACCTTTGGTTACGAGGCTAAACACAGTGTACGTATTGCTGTCCAAGCGCGTAATTCAAGCCAAGAATTAGTCAAACGTTATAAAGCAAAGGGCGTATTAAAAGGCCCATTAACCCCAGACTTTGCGACCTTAGAAATGGATATGAATAAGCTCCTCGGCCAGCTCACTGGGGAAATATTAAATGACCCAGAGTTAAACCAGTTCCTACAAAAATAA
- a CDS encoding ketopantoate reductase family protein yields MPGQSKTAAIAPPASEIAILGAGAVGQLICHQLHSAGLAVGLIARESFASNIEATHWQDLVFSPLLLNNTNTESVSYRVPKLDIESKSAQQIKLLIVCVKAYQVLDAISPLLDKLSPQCHILLLHNGMGPHLTLAPRLNGRGLSLGTTSQGVLRQSCWQVKQTGQGLTQFGHFTGPELPQALRERLLHAIPNSEWVEAIIPSLWQKLAVNAAINPLTALHQCPNGTLAQAQFSKTIATILDELVEVAAHDGVELDRQRLEERVYRVIELTAANFSSMHQDVAHHRPTEIDQINGYIGDRANAHGLSAATNAQMVQSIKQLSAIPPVQ; encoded by the coding sequence ATGCCTGGCCAGAGTAAAACCGCCGCCATAGCACCACCAGCTAGCGAAATCGCTATTTTAGGCGCTGGTGCCGTGGGGCAATTGATTTGCCATCAACTGCATTCGGCAGGGTTAGCGGTAGGCTTGATAGCGCGGGAATCCTTTGCATCAAATATTGAAGCGACTCATTGGCAAGATTTAGTATTTAGCCCTCTGCTGCTAAATAACACCAATACCGAATCAGTCTCCTACCGCGTACCCAAACTTGATATAGAAAGTAAAAGTGCGCAGCAAATCAAACTTTTGATCGTGTGCGTAAAAGCGTATCAAGTACTTGATGCAATTAGCCCTTTACTCGATAAATTATCGCCACAATGCCATATTCTGTTATTGCATAATGGTATGGGGCCACACCTTACACTTGCGCCACGGCTCAATGGTCGCGGCCTAAGCCTAGGCACCACTTCACAGGGCGTATTACGTCAGTCATGTTGGCAAGTTAAGCAAACCGGGCAAGGCTTAACTCAGTTTGGCCATTTTACCGGCCCAGAGTTACCCCAAGCTCTGCGGGAAAGGCTATTGCATGCCATCCCGAACAGCGAGTGGGTTGAAGCGATTATCCCCAGCCTTTGGCAAAAACTGGCGGTCAATGCCGCGATCAACCCTCTTACAGCCCTGCATCAATGCCCCAATGGCACACTGGCTCAAGCACAATTTTCAAAGACTATTGCCACTATCTTAGATGAACTGGTCGAGGTTGCCGCCCATGATGGCGTTGAGCTCGATAGGCAGCGTTTAGAAGAACGCGTGTATCGGGTTATTGAACTCACGGCCGCGAACTTCTCATCGATGCACCAAGATGTTGCACATCATAGACCCACTGAGATAGACCAAATTAATGGCTATATTGGTGATCGCGCCAACGCGCACGGTTTAAGTGCAGCAACTAATGCACAAATGGTCCAAAGCATTAAACAGCTCTCGGCGATACCGCCTGTGCAATAA
- a CDS encoding EAL domain-containing protein encodes MPKRLNSLSSLLRLFISQYDLSRKHLFIMLFMPTVLAMASSYVITNYLVDKKAQEVGEFNLKRLEHLLSESETIGEYATTLSEGDCGALNEYMQFKPYYRGVLLFNAHGFHCSSTMGVIDYPLNSLLPEDTLKKPAYFIVPETPARSGVPAILVISTQANLTRGAVVIIEGQYLIDSFIQPEVFPRPVSHVVLGLKGATLPTVPQFGDGKVVAVKAEHSEVVILLEVSQAFFWHFFWICFGILLPFLLAFVWLVGLHLWRKKSRSSLADDIKSGIENQEFFLVYQPIVSSDDGKAKGVEALVRWQHPQMGLVRPDLFIPIAEQSQLIVPLTNYIFERALADFSKLSVDSGFRIGFNVAPEHFIQSDIEAKFRYLKDAFARIGVQPLIEITERQLLTADMCERITALRELDILVAIDDFGTGQTTLSLLQTFTLDYLKIDKCFIDTIGQDSVTSHVLDTIIELCHKMNYVAVAEGVETQQQADYLISRDVHFLQGYLFAKPMKLDELSHWLEAHSE; translated from the coding sequence ATGCCAAAACGCTTAAATAGCCTTTCGTCGCTTTTACGATTATTTATTTCCCAATATGATCTTTCTCGCAAGCATTTATTCATCATGCTGTTTATGCCTACCGTCTTGGCAATGGCATCAAGTTATGTGATAACAAATTACTTGGTTGATAAGAAGGCACAAGAGGTTGGGGAGTTTAATCTCAAGCGGCTTGAGCATTTGTTAAGCGAGTCTGAGACGATAGGGGAGTATGCTACTACCCTTAGTGAGGGCGACTGCGGCGCCCTGAATGAATATATGCAGTTTAAGCCCTATTATCGCGGTGTGTTACTTTTTAACGCCCATGGTTTTCACTGTTCATCTACAATGGGGGTGATTGATTATCCGCTTAATTCACTCTTGCCCGAAGATACTCTCAAAAAACCGGCTTATTTTATTGTTCCTGAAACACCTGCGCGCTCAGGTGTTCCTGCCATTTTAGTTATCTCTACTCAGGCTAATTTAACGCGTGGTGCAGTAGTTATCATTGAAGGGCAATATTTAATCGACAGTTTTATTCAACCTGAGGTATTTCCTCGTCCTGTTAGCCATGTGGTGTTGGGATTAAAGGGGGCGACCTTACCTACTGTCCCACAATTTGGTGATGGGAAAGTGGTTGCAGTAAAAGCTGAGCACTCCGAGGTGGTGATCCTGCTTGAGGTTTCACAGGCGTTTTTTTGGCATTTTTTCTGGATATGTTTTGGCATACTACTGCCGTTTTTACTGGCTTTTGTTTGGTTGGTCGGTCTACATCTTTGGCGTAAAAAAAGCCGGTCTTCATTAGCCGATGACATTAAAAGCGGTATCGAGAATCAAGAGTTTTTTTTGGTATATCAACCTATTGTTAGTAGTGATGATGGTAAGGCTAAAGGCGTTGAAGCATTAGTGCGTTGGCAGCATCCCCAAATGGGCTTAGTGCGCCCCGATTTATTTATACCCATTGCCGAACAGAGCCAATTAATCGTCCCGTTAACCAATTATATTTTTGAACGAGCCTTGGCCGATTTTAGCAAATTGTCCGTGGATTCGGGGTTTAGGATTGGTTTTAACGTAGCACCAGAGCATTTTATTCAAAGTGATATAGAGGCTAAATTTCGCTATCTAAAAGATGCTTTTGCGCGTATTGGCGTGCAACCTTTAATTGAAATCACCGAGCGGCAGTTATTAACCGCGGATATGTGTGAACGAATTACGGCATTGCGTGAGCTTGATATTTTAGTGGCGATTGATGATTTTGGTACAGGGCAGACGACCTTGTCGCTGCTGCAAACCTTCACCTTAGACTATCTTAAAATTGATAAATGTTTTATCGATACCATAGGCCAAGATTCGGTCACTTCCCATGTGTTGGATACCATTATCGAGCTCTGCCATAAAATGAATTATGTAGCGGTGGCAGAAGGTGTTGAAACCCAACAACAAGCAGATTATTTAATCAGTCGTGATGTGCATTTTTTGCAAGGATATTTATTTGCTAAACCGATGAAATTAGATGAACTTTCCCATTGGCTTGAGGCGCATAGCGAATAA
- a CDS encoding DUF819 family protein → MLYFMIMNIGLNVEFASFQSIFYYFIIGLIWFVIHISILLLFSLYFKLPILYFAIASQCNIGGAASTTVVSSAFHPKLASIAVLMAVLGYTWASLIASIIGSFMQFIHP, encoded by the coding sequence TTGCTGTACTTTATGATTATGAATATTGGGTTAAATGTTGAGTTCGCTTCATTTCAATCCATTTTCTACTATTTTATTATAGGGTTAATTTGGTTTGTTATTCATATAAGTATTCTACTATTATTTTCTTTATATTTTAAACTTCCCATATTGTATTTTGCTATTGCTAGTCAGTGTAATATTGGCGGCGCCGCTTCAACGACTGTTGTCTCGAGTGCTTTCCATCCGAAATTAGCGTCTATAGCGGTTTTAATGGCAGTGTTAGGTTATACATGGGCATCATTAATCGCATCAATTATTGGTTCTTTCATGCAATTTATACATCCATAA
- a CDS encoding P-II family nitrogen regulator, translating to MKLITAIIKPFKIDDVREALTQLGIHGMTVTEVRGFGRQKGHTELYRGAEYAVDFLPKMKLEIAIHSELEEAVIEAIIQAAHTGKVGDGKIFVTPLEQVIRVRTAEEGVDAI from the coding sequence TTGAAACTCATCACTGCAATTATTAAACCCTTCAAAATTGATGATGTTCGTGAAGCGCTAACTCAACTGGGGATCCACGGCATGACAGTCACAGAAGTTCGTGGCTTTGGTCGTCAAAAGGGCCACACAGAGCTCTATCGCGGCGCCGAATATGCTGTCGACTTTCTCCCCAAAATGAAGCTTGAAATCGCGATCCACTCCGAACTTGAAGAAGCAGTCATCGAAGCCATCATCCAAGCCGCCCACACAGGTAAAGTCGGTGACGGGAAGATTTTTGTCACCCCACTCGAACAAGTGATCCGCGTCCGCACCGCAGAAGAAGGGGTTGATGCCATATGA
- a CDS encoding VanZ family protein — MITKHTLFKLALAVAFVVISYLVFSRPTYSQGIPHIDKVGHLGSFFCLSYLTYLAFRPKWYWLSLVLATYAMLIELVQSRLPYRSASIGDVLADFAGIALFYFCLWAYRKYFSAAHLKEE, encoded by the coding sequence GTGATAACTAAACACACCCTATTCAAACTGGCTTTAGCCGTAGCCTTTGTCGTGATCAGTTATCTGGTGTTTTCCAGACCAACCTATTCGCAAGGTATTCCTCATATCGACAAGGTAGGCCATCTTGGGAGCTTTTTCTGTCTCTCGTATCTTACCTATCTCGCCTTTCGCCCTAAGTGGTATTGGCTCTCACTGGTTCTCGCGACTTACGCAATGTTGATTGAGCTTGTGCAGTCACGCTTGCCCTACCGCAGCGCCTCCATAGGTGATGTGTTGGCAGATTTTGCCGGTATTGCCTTGTTTTATTTTTGTCTTTGGGCCTATCGAAAATATTTTAGTGCCGCCCATCTCAAGGAAGAATAA